GCTGCTACCGGTCTTAAAAAAGAGAAAAACAATATTGTCGATTGTAAGATGAAAGGCTTTGGGTTTTCGTTTAAGGAATTCAAGGAACAGTTTGTCAACATGTTACGTTCTGCCATTCTTGGGGTAGGTATTGGTATTCTGCCTGGTATCGGTGGTGCAACATCCAATATTGTTGCGTACAGCGTTGCAAAACAACAGAGCAAACACCCAGAGAAATTCGGAACCGGATGTATCGATGGTATCATTGCATGCGAAACCTCCAACAATGCATCAATCGGGGGAGCTCTCATCCCACTTCTGACTCTTGGTATCCCAGGCGATACAGTAACGGCAATGATCCTCGGTGGTCTTACACTCCATGGGATACAGCCAGGTCCGCTGCTTTTCAAAACCAGTGGCGTACTTGTATATGGTATCTTTACCGCATTCCTCGTTTCCACCTTCATCATGCTCATTGTTGAATATGGTGGTTTACGGGTATTCGTTAAAATCCTTTCAGTCCCCAAATATATTTTGCTTCCGATTATTATGATTTTCTGTATTGTAGGGACCTTCGGTACGAACCACAGAATTTTCGATGTTTGGACCGCTCTTATTTTTGGTGTCATTGGATACTTCCTTTCCAGGAACAAGTTCCCTCAGGCACCCATCATACTTGGCTTCGTACTTGGGCCAATCATTGAAGAGAACCTTCTCAGAGGCATGCAGTATTCAAGCAACAACTTCTTCATTTTCTTCACAAGCCCGATTGCCGCAGTGTTCCTTGTGTTGACTGTGATTGTATTCATTTACAGTCTCTTCAAAGAAATCATGAAAAG
The sequence above is a segment of the Sphaerochaeta pleomorpha str. Grapes genome. Coding sequences within it:
- a CDS encoding tripartite tricarboxylate transporter permease, which encodes MVIEGMLSILTPSTFSVMFLGVVIGIIFGSIPGLTSTMGVALCLPLTFGMSPLNGIALLIALYVGGTSGGLISAILLKIPGTPSSVATTFDGGPMADRGEASKALGVGIFYSFLGTIFSIAALWFIAPSLAKIALKFGPYEYFAICLFALTTIVGMVGDNILKGLSSALLGITFSLAGIASIGGAARFTFGIDDMENGFALLPVLIGLFAVSEIFTIAATGLKKEKNNIVDCKMKGFGFSFKEFKEQFVNMLRSAILGVGIGILPGIGGATSNIVAYSVAKQQSKHPEKFGTGCIDGIIACETSNNASIGGALIPLLTLGIPGDTVTAMILGGLTLHGIQPGPLLFKTSGVLVYGIFTAFLVSTFIMLIVEYGGLRVFVKILSVPKYILLPIIMIFCIVGTFGTNHRIFDVWTALIFGVIGYFLSRNKFPQAPIILGFVLGPIIEENLLRGMQYSSNNFFIFFTSPIAAVFLVLTVIVFIYSLFKEIMKSKNVRKS